One genomic window of Desmospora activa DSM 45169 includes the following:
- the purL gene encoding phosphoribosylformylglycinamidine synthase subunit PurL, which yields MVRPEIEEVVTVANEPTPEQIRDQGMFTEVGMTAEEYQQVCHHLDRLPNWTELGIYSVMWSEHCSYKNSKPLLRRFPVEGPRVLQGPGEGAGAIDIGDGQAVVFKIESHNHPTAVEPFQGAATGVGGIIRDVFSMGARPIALLNSLRFGPLEQGRVRYLFEQAVAGIAHYGNVVGIPTVGGEVEFDAAYEGNPLVNAMCVGILDHDDLQKGIAVGTGNPVIYVGASTGRDGIHGATFASEELSEASEEKRPAVQAGDPFMEKLLLEACLELVQKGILLGIQDMGAAGLTCSSAEMAAKGETGMELNLDDVPQRETGMTPYEIMLSESQERMLLVVEDGREGEVEQVLNKWGLQSAVVGRVTADGRYRIRHQGRLVADIPVKTLVDDAPVLHRKGEEPAYYRNFALAKPAATLAGVDAVTALKRVLASPTVASKRWVYQQYDHMVRTSTAVRPGSDAAVVVIDGTDKALAMSTDGNGRYVYLDPRQGGAIAVAEAARNVVCSGAQPLAITDCLNFGSPEKPEVFWQLEGAVEGMSEACRTLETPVVGGNVSLYNETKGAPIHPTPVVGMVGLVENRNHITTAAFKQEGDLLLLLGETHAELGGSELQRVVEGEVSGRAPRIDLALEKRLHESVLAAIRKGSVSSAHDLSTGGLAVAIAESAISGGYGAEVTLDTELAATVALFSESQSRVLLSVPQSQAETVHRLAQEHGIACTKIGRVGGQALIVRVNQEMAIDLPLQELETIWEGTLPCAMNLSSTN from the coding sequence ATGGTGCGGCCTGAGATAGAGGAAGTGGTTACTGTTGCCAATGAACCAACACCGGAACAAATCCGTGACCAAGGCATGTTTACAGAGGTGGGAATGACCGCTGAGGAGTATCAACAGGTTTGCCATCATCTCGATCGCCTGCCCAACTGGACGGAATTGGGAATCTACAGCGTGATGTGGTCGGAGCATTGCAGTTATAAAAACTCTAAACCGCTGTTGCGCCGTTTTCCGGTTGAGGGACCGCGGGTGTTGCAAGGTCCCGGTGAAGGGGCAGGGGCGATCGATATCGGTGATGGTCAGGCGGTTGTGTTTAAGATTGAAAGCCATAACCATCCCACTGCGGTTGAACCGTTTCAGGGAGCGGCCACTGGGGTGGGCGGCATCATCCGTGATGTGTTTTCTATGGGGGCACGTCCGATTGCTTTGTTGAACTCGCTGCGGTTTGGCCCGCTGGAACAGGGGCGTGTACGCTATCTGTTTGAACAGGCGGTGGCAGGAATCGCCCATTACGGCAATGTCGTCGGCATTCCCACCGTGGGCGGCGAAGTGGAATTTGATGCCGCGTATGAGGGTAACCCTTTGGTAAACGCCATGTGTGTCGGTATCCTGGATCACGATGATCTGCAAAAAGGAATTGCTGTCGGTACCGGTAACCCGGTGATCTATGTAGGAGCTAGCACCGGGCGTGATGGAATCCATGGAGCCACCTTTGCCTCCGAGGAGCTGTCTGAGGCCTCCGAGGAAAAACGGCCGGCAGTGCAGGCTGGGGATCCGTTTATGGAGAAGTTGTTGTTGGAAGCGTGTCTGGAACTGGTGCAAAAAGGGATTTTGTTGGGAATCCAAGATATGGGAGCAGCAGGTCTCACCTGTTCCAGTGCTGAGATGGCAGCCAAGGGAGAAACCGGCATGGAGTTGAATCTGGACGATGTGCCGCAACGGGAAACGGGAATGACCCCCTATGAGATTATGTTGTCCGAATCGCAGGAACGGATGCTGTTGGTAGTGGAAGACGGCCGCGAAGGAGAAGTGGAACAAGTTCTGAATAAGTGGGGACTGCAATCGGCGGTTGTGGGTCGGGTAACCGCTGATGGTCGTTATCGCATTCGCCATCAAGGCCGTCTGGTGGCCGATATTCCGGTTAAAACGCTGGTGGATGATGCGCCGGTGTTGCATCGGAAGGGAGAAGAGCCCGCTTATTACCGCAACTTTGCTCTGGCAAAACCGGCGGCGACATTGGCGGGGGTTGACGCTGTCACTGCACTCAAACGGGTGTTGGCTTCACCGACGGTAGCCAGCAAGCGCTGGGTATATCAGCAATATGATCATATGGTGCGGACCAGTACCGCCGTTCGTCCCGGATCGGACGCCGCTGTTGTGGTGATCGACGGTACCGACAAAGCCCTGGCTATGTCTACCGACGGCAATGGCCGCTATGTCTACCTCGATCCCCGTCAAGGCGGCGCCATCGCCGTGGCGGAAGCGGCGCGCAATGTCGTCTGCTCCGGCGCTCAACCCCTGGCGATTACGGATTGCCTCAACTTTGGCAGCCCGGAGAAACCGGAAGTGTTTTGGCAGTTGGAAGGGGCGGTAGAGGGTATGAGCGAGGCTTGCCGCACCTTGGAAACACCGGTGGTCGGCGGCAATGTCAGCCTGTACAACGAAACCAAAGGGGCACCCATCCACCCCACACCTGTTGTCGGGATGGTGGGCTTGGTGGAAAACCGCAACCATATTACCACCGCCGCTTTTAAGCAGGAAGGGGACCTTTTGCTGCTGTTGGGGGAAACCCATGCGGAGTTGGGTGGAAGCGAACTGCAACGGGTAGTGGAAGGAGAAGTATCCGGCCGTGCTCCTCGCATCGATCTCGCCTTGGAAAAACGGCTCCATGAATCGGTATTGGCGGCGATTCGAAAGGGGAGTGTCTCCTCCGCTCACGATTTGTCGACAGGTGGACTGGCGGTAGCGATCGCAGAATCAGCGATCAGCGGCGGATACGGTGCCGAGGTGACGTTGGATACGGAATTGGCTGCCACTGTTGCTCTCTTTAGCGAAAGCCAGTCCCGTGTCTTACTGAGCGTCCCGCAGTCACAAGCGGAAACAGTCCACCGTTTGGCGCAAGAGCATGGAATCGCCTGCACCAAGATTGGCCGCGTGGGTGGTCAGGCTTTGATCGTTCGGGTAAATCAAGAGATGGCCATCGACCTTCCGTTACAAGAGCTGGAAACGATCTGGGAGGGAACACTGCCATGCGCGATGAATCTGTCTTCGACGAACTGA
- the purF gene encoding amidophosphoribosyltransferase → MRDESVFDELKEECGVFGILGHPDAVQLSYYGLHALQHRGQESAGIVATAGGGFRYHRSMGLVNEVFNNEIMKGLSGDWAIGHVRYSTTGESSLSNAQPFVFHNDAVGQLALATNGNLVNADALKQELESQGAVFHSTSDTEVIAHLIARSTKPTLEEAVAEALNQLVGAYALLIMTNDSLLVAQDPHGLRPLSMGMLGDAPVFSSETCAFDIIGADYLREVKPGELLILDRDGMRATRFASPASRAVCSFEYIYFARPDSDIDGINVHTARKRLGAQLFAESPVEADVVTGVPDSSTSAAIGFAEAAGIPFELGLIKNRYVGRTFIQPSQQLREQGVKMKLSAVRKVVEGKRVVMIDDSIVRGTTSRRIVTMLREAGAKEVHVRISSPPVKYSCFYGIDTSNRKQLIAADHSVEEIRQLIGADSLRFLTEEGLVQAVGRRKENETCGHCLACFNGNYPTEVDESAVLALEGKG, encoded by the coding sequence ATGCGCGATGAATCTGTCTTCGACGAACTGAAGGAAGAGTGTGGAGTGTTCGGTATTCTAGGGCATCCTGACGCCGTTCAGCTCAGCTATTACGGGTTGCACGCCTTGCAACACCGTGGACAAGAGAGCGCCGGCATCGTCGCTACCGCCGGCGGTGGTTTCCGCTATCACCGCAGTATGGGTCTGGTCAATGAAGTGTTTAACAATGAGATTATGAAGGGGTTAAGCGGGGATTGGGCAATCGGTCATGTGCGCTACTCCACGACGGGGGAAAGCTCGTTGAGCAATGCCCAACCGTTTGTATTTCACAATGATGCCGTCGGTCAGTTGGCGCTAGCAACCAACGGCAACCTGGTCAATGCAGACGCCTTAAAACAAGAACTGGAGAGCCAGGGAGCCGTTTTCCACTCAACCTCGGACACGGAAGTGATCGCCCATCTGATCGCCCGCTCAACCAAACCTACCCTGGAAGAAGCGGTGGCGGAAGCTCTAAACCAGCTGGTCGGCGCTTATGCCTTGTTGATCATGACCAATGATTCGCTGTTGGTGGCCCAGGACCCTCATGGGTTGCGGCCGTTATCGATGGGGATGCTGGGAGATGCACCGGTCTTTTCATCGGAGACGTGTGCCTTTGATATTATTGGCGCCGATTATCTGCGGGAAGTGAAGCCGGGAGAATTATTGATTCTGGATCGGGATGGCATGCGTGCTACCCGTTTTGCCTCACCTGCGTCGCGTGCGGTCTGTTCCTTTGAATATATTTACTTTGCCCGCCCGGACAGCGATATCGACGGGATCAACGTCCATACCGCCCGCAAACGGTTAGGAGCGCAATTGTTTGCAGAGTCGCCGGTGGAAGCGGATGTGGTAACCGGTGTTCCCGATTCCAGCACTTCTGCCGCGATCGGCTTTGCGGAGGCGGCAGGCATTCCCTTTGAGCTGGGTTTGATCAAAAATCGCTATGTGGGGCGCACCTTTATTCAGCCCAGTCAGCAACTGCGGGAGCAAGGGGTAAAAATGAAGTTGTCCGCTGTCCGCAAGGTGGTGGAAGGAAAACGGGTCGTGATGATTGACGATTCCATCGTCCGCGGAACCACCAGCCGTCGCATTGTGACGATGTTGCGGGAAGCCGGGGCAAAAGAGGTACATGTCCGTATCTCCTCTCCCCCGGTTAAATATTCTTGTTTTTACGGGATCGATACTTCCAATCGCAAACAACTGATCGCCGCTGATCACTCGGTAGAAGAGATTCGGCAATTAATCGGGGCAGACAGTCTCCGATTTTTGACGGAAGAAGGGTTGGTCCAAGCCGTAGGCAGACGGAAGGAAAACGAAACTTGCGGTCATTGCTTGGCTTGCTTTAACGGCAACTACCCCACAGAGGTGGATGAATCTGCTGTGTTGGCACTGGAGGGAAAAGGATGA